From the Synechococcus sp. HK01-R genome, one window contains:
- a CDS encoding Ycf34 family protein, with translation MCICVDCRWVDRCQAYHAVERQHGVPHLTAAPDWKPDAPRIHVSVLELEGGEVGVEWDVRACDSFDADPGRWQRLRPGAKLPS, from the coding sequence ATGTGCATCTGTGTGGATTGCCGCTGGGTGGATCGCTGTCAGGCCTATCACGCGGTGGAACGCCAGCATGGTGTTCCACACCTGACTGCTGCTCCAGATTGGAAGCCGGATGCCCCTCGCATTCATGTGAGTGTTCTGGAACTCGAGGGTGGTGAGGTCGGTGTGGAGTGGGATGTGCGCGCCTGCGACAGTTTTGATGCGGATCCAGGCCGTTGGCAGCGCCTGAGGCCGGGTGCGAAGCTCCCCTCATGA
- the rpaB gene encoding response regulator transcription factor RpaB produces MTATGSGKETILVVDDEASIRRILETRLSMIGYNVVTACDGNEALECFRDCEPDLVVLDVMMPKLDGYGVCQELRKESDVPIVMLTALGDVADRITGLELGADDYVVKPFSPKELEARIRCVLRRVDKDQVAGIPNSGVIQVADLRIDTNKRQVFRADERIRLTGMEFSLLELLVSRSGEPFSRGEILKDVWGYTPERHVDTRVVDVHISRLRSKLEDDPANPELILTARGTGYLFQRIVDSVASEGP; encoded by the coding sequence ATGACAGCCACCGGTTCTGGGAAGGAAACCATCCTCGTCGTCGATGACGAGGCAAGCATCCGGCGGATCCTCGAGACCCGCCTCTCAATGATCGGCTACAACGTCGTGACGGCCTGCGATGGCAACGAGGCCCTGGAGTGCTTCCGCGATTGTGAGCCAGATCTGGTGGTGCTCGACGTGATGATGCCGAAGCTGGATGGCTATGGCGTCTGCCAGGAGCTGCGCAAGGAATCCGACGTTCCGATCGTGATGCTCACGGCCCTGGGAGATGTGGCCGACCGGATCACAGGCCTTGAGCTCGGTGCTGACGACTACGTGGTCAAGCCGTTCAGCCCCAAGGAACTGGAGGCTCGGATCCGCTGCGTTCTGCGCCGGGTTGACAAGGACCAGGTGGCCGGCATCCCCAACTCCGGCGTCATTCAGGTGGCTGATCTGCGCATCGACACCAACAAGCGACAGGTGTTTCGCGCTGATGAACGGATCCGCCTCACCGGGATGGAGTTCAGCCTTCTGGAGCTCCTGGTGAGTCGCTCCGGCGAACCCTTCAGCCGAGGAGAAATTCTCAAGGACGTGTGGGGCTACACCCCTGAGCGACATGTCGATACTCGGGTGGTGGATGTTCATATCTCCCGGCTTCGCTCCAAACTGGAAGACGATCCGGCAAATCCCGAGCTGATCCTTACGGCCCGGGGAACCGGCTATCTGTTCCAGCGCATCGTCGATTCCGTTGCCTCCGAAGGACCCTGA
- the plsX gene encoding phosphate acyltransferase PlsX has product MPPKDPDSAATPSPRTKPRRSRAVRRLVIWYRRNAAVTSLVDTATTSASAAGTAAGNVAGSVGSIAGSMLQPLVFDPLRRLQGGGEGSDQTIDDRDRLWVAVDGMGGDHAPGPILEGCLEAIERLPLRIRFVGETDRVLQAAAAMELSSALERAIAAGTLELVPSGASIGMDDEATAVRRKRDASINVAMDLVKKGEALAVYSAGNSGAVMASAIFRLGRLAGIDRPAIGALFPTKDPGQPVLVLDVGANMDCKPAYLHQFALLGNIYSRDVLQVSSPRIGLLNIGEEECKGNELSLRTHELLSKETRLNFAGNCEGRDVLSGDFDVVVCDGFTGNVLLKFLESVGSVLLDVLRAELPRGRRGKVGSAFLRSNLRRIKKRLDHAEHGGALLLGVNGICVIGHGSSRALSVLSALRLAHSAASHGVMDDLNALGESQAMVEA; this is encoded by the coding sequence TTGCCTCCGAAGGACCCTGACTCCGCCGCGACTCCGTCGCCCCGGACCAAACCACGTCGTTCTCGTGCCGTTCGTCGGCTCGTGATCTGGTATCGACGCAACGCAGCGGTGACCAGCCTCGTGGACACCGCTACCACCTCGGCCAGCGCCGCCGGTACCGCCGCGGGCAACGTGGCTGGATCCGTCGGATCCATCGCCGGCAGCATGCTGCAGCCTTTGGTCTTCGATCCTCTGCGCCGGCTGCAAGGTGGTGGTGAGGGTTCCGATCAAACGATTGACGACCGCGATCGGCTCTGGGTGGCCGTTGACGGCATGGGTGGTGACCACGCACCAGGCCCGATCCTCGAAGGATGCCTCGAGGCGATCGAGCGGCTGCCCCTCCGCATTCGTTTCGTCGGAGAAACCGATCGGGTGCTGCAAGCTGCTGCAGCCATGGAGCTCAGCAGCGCCCTGGAGAGGGCCATCGCGGCAGGCACGCTCGAACTGGTGCCCAGCGGGGCCTCCATCGGCATGGATGACGAGGCCACGGCCGTGCGTCGCAAACGCGACGCCAGCATCAATGTGGCCATGGATCTGGTGAAAAAAGGTGAGGCCCTAGCCGTGTACTCGGCAGGAAATTCAGGCGCGGTGATGGCCTCCGCGATCTTCAGACTGGGTCGCCTCGCCGGCATCGACCGACCCGCCATCGGAGCCCTGTTCCCCACCAAGGATCCCGGCCAGCCGGTGCTGGTGCTGGATGTGGGGGCGAACATGGATTGCAAGCCTGCCTATCTGCATCAATTCGCCCTCTTGGGCAACATCTACAGCCGCGATGTGCTGCAAGTGAGCAGCCCTCGCATTGGACTTCTGAACATCGGCGAAGAGGAGTGCAAGGGAAACGAGCTCTCCCTGCGCACCCATGAACTGCTGAGCAAGGAAACCCGCCTCAACTTCGCCGGCAACTGCGAAGGCCGCGATGTGCTGTCCGGAGACTTTGATGTGGTGGTCTGCGATGGCTTTACGGGCAACGTGCTGCTCAAGTTCCTGGAATCGGTCGGCAGCGTGCTTTTGGATGTCTTGCGAGCCGAGCTGCCGCGAGGACGCCGGGGCAAGGTGGGATCGGCCTTCCTGCGCAGCAACCTCAGGCGCATCAAGAAACGACTCGACCATGCCGAACACGGGGGCGCCCTGCTCCTGGGGGTCAATGGCATCTGTGTCATCGGTCATGGCAGCAGCCGTGCCCTCTCAGTGCTCAGCGCCCTACGCCTCGCGCACTCGGCGGCCAGTCACGGCGTCATGGACGATCTGAACGCACTGGGCGAGAGTCAGGCCATGGTCGAGGCCTGA
- a CDS encoding YdcF family protein, protein MLLLAALMGAAAAWPLRPFRQAWFTRTPPQRILVLGGDVDRERAGLQLARRLQLPLLVSGGSNPEYAHWLMHREGLSAGRVRLDYRAEDTLGNFTSLVDELKREGVQHLLLVTSEDHLPRAMAVGALVAGSRGIRLTGVPVACSPHCQQEGFSKTFGDGLRALAWVLTGQDLKPWARDHLGRLLSNPDQGVR, encoded by the coding sequence ATGCTTCTGCTCGCGGCACTGATGGGTGCTGCCGCCGCCTGGCCACTGCGGCCTTTCCGGCAGGCCTGGTTCACCCGCACTCCCCCCCAGCGAATCCTTGTGCTGGGAGGAGATGTCGACCGTGAGAGGGCGGGCTTGCAGCTCGCCAGGAGGTTGCAGCTGCCCCTGCTCGTGAGCGGCGGTAGTAATCCGGAGTATGCCCATTGGCTCATGCACCGGGAGGGACTCTCGGCGGGGCGTGTACGCCTCGACTATCGGGCGGAAGACACTCTCGGCAATTTCACGTCGCTGGTGGATGAGTTGAAGCGAGAGGGGGTGCAGCATCTCCTTTTGGTCACAAGTGAGGACCATCTGCCTCGGGCCATGGCCGTGGGTGCCCTGGTGGCGGGTAGCCGGGGCATTCGTCTCACGGGAGTGCCGGTGGCCTGCTCTCCCCACTGTCAGCAGGAGGGCTTCAGCAAAACGTTTGGGGATGGTCTCAGAGCCCTGGCCTGGGTGCTCACGGGACAAGACCTCAAGCCCTGGGCCCGTGATCATCTCGGGCGGCTGCTCAGCAACCCTGATCAAGGAGTGCGTTGA
- a CDS encoding phytoene synthase — MTLAPPDLSKDRGNHASLSPALESAYEACRLETAEWAKTFYLGTLLLPPEKRRAIWAIYVWCRRTDELMDSAEAQSRSVEELAERLDRWEEKTRALFNGMVEDDLDAVMVDTLQRFPQGIQPYIDMIEGQRMDLTWTRYPKFEDLKLYCYRVAGTVGLMTQGVMGVDEAYTTAPWSARPDTSDAAVALGIANQLTNILRDVGEDRHRGRIYLPQEDLDRFGYSEDDLMAGRLNDAWRDLMVFQLDRARSWFSRSEAGVRWLSGDARWPVWTSLRLYRGILDAIERLDYDVFNHRAYVGRLGKLLEIPRSFVTAQAR, encoded by the coding sequence ATGACCCTGGCGCCTCCCGATCTCTCGAAGGATCGGGGGAATCACGCGAGTCTTTCTCCCGCCCTCGAGAGTGCCTATGAAGCCTGTCGTCTCGAGACTGCTGAATGGGCTAAGACCTTCTATCTCGGGACCCTGCTGCTGCCCCCAGAGAAACGCCGCGCGATCTGGGCCATCTACGTCTGGTGCCGTCGAACTGACGAGTTGATGGATAGTGCTGAGGCGCAGTCCCGCTCTGTTGAGGAGCTAGCTGAACGGCTGGATCGCTGGGAAGAGAAGACCCGTGCCTTATTCAACGGCATGGTCGAAGATGACCTGGATGCCGTCATGGTGGACACGCTGCAGCGTTTCCCCCAGGGCATTCAGCCCTACATCGACATGATCGAGGGCCAGCGCATGGACCTCACCTGGACGCGCTACCCGAAGTTTGAGGATCTCAAGCTTTATTGCTACAGGGTGGCTGGCACGGTCGGTCTGATGACGCAGGGGGTCATGGGAGTGGACGAGGCTTACACCACGGCTCCATGGAGCGCCCGACCGGATACGTCGGATGCTGCCGTTGCTCTTGGCATCGCCAATCAGCTCACCAATATCCTTCGAGATGTGGGCGAGGACCGACATCGAGGGCGGATCTATCTTCCCCAGGAAGACCTCGATCGCTTTGGTTACTCAGAGGATGACTTGATGGCAGGTCGTCTGAACGATGCTTGGCGCGACTTGATGGTGTTTCAGCTGGATAGGGCGCGCAGCTGGTTTTCTCGCTCGGAAGCAGGTGTGCGCTGGTTGTCTGGAGATGCGCGTTGGCCGGTTTGGACTTCACTGCGTCTCTACAGAGGGATTCTGGATGCAATCGAACGACTGGATTACGACGTTTTTAATCACAGAGCCTATGTGGGGCGTCTGGGTAAGTTGCTCGAAATCCCACGGTCCTTCGTGACAGCCCAGGCACGTTGA
- a CDS encoding 1-acyl-sn-glycerol-3-phosphate acyltransferase — translation MTSSLTPSDAGALPVLLSPKPSLTYRLVSNLLVFPVFRGLFRGRTEGNHHVPMQGPVVVVANHGSHLDPPLLGHALGRPVAFMAKAELFAIPLLGPIIRACGAYPVKRGASDREAIRTATARLDEGWATGVFLDGTRQRDGRVNQPMPGAALLAARSGAPLLPVAIINSHRALGPGQNRFRPVPIVLRIGAPIPAPASRRKPDLEATTLELQRRINALLDQGC, via the coding sequence TTGACCTCCTCTCTCACCCCTTCTGACGCTGGCGCCCTCCCGGTGCTGCTAAGCCCCAAGCCCAGCCTCACCTACAGATTGGTGAGCAATCTTCTGGTGTTTCCAGTCTTCCGGGGCTTGTTCCGCGGACGCACGGAGGGGAACCATCACGTTCCGATGCAGGGTCCCGTTGTGGTGGTCGCCAACCATGGCTCCCATCTCGACCCCCCTCTGCTCGGTCACGCGCTTGGACGCCCCGTGGCCTTCATGGCCAAGGCGGAACTCTTTGCGATTCCGCTGCTGGGACCCATCATTCGAGCCTGTGGCGCCTACCCCGTCAAACGAGGTGCCAGTGACCGCGAAGCGATCCGCACCGCCACGGCTCGCCTCGACGAGGGATGGGCTACAGGCGTGTTCCTCGATGGCACACGCCAGCGAGACGGCCGGGTCAACCAGCCGATGCCAGGGGCGGCCTTGCTGGCGGCCCGCAGCGGCGCCCCCTTGCTACCCGTCGCCATCATCAACAGTCACAGGGCCCTGGGCCCTGGACAGAACCGCTTCAGGCCGGTCCCGATCGTGCTGCGCATCGGAGCTCCGATCCCCGCACCAGCCAGCCGGCGCAAACCGGATCTGGAGGCCACCACCCTCGAGCTGCAGCGCCGGATCAACGCACTCCTTGATCAGGGTTGCTGA
- the fabD gene encoding ACP S-malonyltransferase: MSIAWVFPGQGSQKLGMADPVLALPGAEERFALAEKILGRNLLAICQGDTDIAGDPSDLNDTRNTQPALFVVETLLIDELRRQGREPALVAGHSLGELVALYAADVFDAATGLELMQRRSTLMAAAGGGAMTAVIGFDRSQLDELVAAHEAVVIANDNSAAQVVISGTPDAVKSVSEQLTCKRAIPLPVSGAFHSPFMAEAAEAFATHLDAIAFEDARFPVLSNTDPSPSCDAAVLKQRLRNQMTHGVRWRETMDAMVSAGVDTLVEIGPGNVLGGLAKRSMEGISISQLASAADLGL, encoded by the coding sequence ATGTCGATCGCCTGGGTGTTTCCTGGTCAAGGGTCTCAGAAACTAGGCATGGCCGATCCGGTGCTCGCTCTTCCCGGAGCAGAGGAACGTTTCGCGCTGGCCGAAAAGATCCTGGGCAGGAATCTGCTGGCCATCTGCCAGGGGGACACCGACATTGCCGGTGATCCAAGCGACCTGAATGACACTCGCAATACCCAGCCAGCTCTCTTTGTCGTGGAGACGCTGCTCATCGATGAGCTGCGGCGGCAGGGTCGGGAACCGGCGCTGGTGGCCGGCCATAGCCTCGGAGAACTGGTAGCGCTCTATGCCGCAGACGTCTTTGATGCCGCAACCGGCCTGGAGCTGATGCAACGCCGCTCCACCCTGATGGCCGCAGCAGGTGGTGGCGCAATGACGGCCGTGATCGGCTTCGATCGCAGTCAGCTGGACGAACTGGTGGCGGCCCATGAGGCCGTGGTCATTGCCAATGACAACAGCGCTGCCCAGGTCGTGATCTCAGGGACGCCCGATGCTGTGAAAAGCGTCAGCGAGCAACTCACCTGCAAACGGGCGATTCCGCTGCCGGTTTCAGGAGCCTTCCACTCCCCGTTCATGGCCGAGGCCGCCGAAGCCTTCGCCACCCATCTCGATGCCATCGCTTTTGAGGATGCGCGCTTCCCGGTCTTGAGCAACACCGACCCAAGCCCCAGTTGTGATGCAGCTGTCCTGAAACAGCGCCTCCGGAACCAGATGACCCATGGGGTTCGTTGGCGGGAAACGATGGACGCAATGGTGTCAGCCGGCGTTGACACCCTCGTGGAGATCGGCCCAGGCAATGTTTTGGGTGGTCTGGCGAAGCGCTCCATGGAGGGCATCAGCATCAGCCAGCTGGCCAGCGCCGCTGACCTTGGACTCTGA
- the radA gene encoding DNA repair protein RadA — translation MPRPVSLFVCQSCGAQTRQFFGRCNSCGSWNSLVEQAAPREDGRRRRAGADPSTAPSARRSKAIAELGNQPLQRLASGYGELDRVLGGGLVPGSLVLVGGDPGIGKSTLLLQSAAWMAGRRSVLYVSAEESAAQVRLRWQRLQEASSQEGASQDKSAELQLLAETDLELVLEELEALRPEVAIIDSIQALHDADLSSAPGSVAQVRECAAALQRLAKRQNTALLLVGHVTKEGVLAGPKVLEHLVDAVLTFEGDRFASHRLLRAVKNRFGATHELGVFEMRGQGLAEVGNPSALFLSGDQASGVSTIVACEGTRPLVVDLQALVSTTSYSSPRRTATGIAVNRLHQILAVLEKHMGLPLSRYDCYLAVAGGLEVEEPAADLGVAAAVVASYRDLTLPDGTVLLGELGLGGQLRPVSQLELRLQEAVRLGFRRAVVPRGSGLGRLASALDLELLEAARITEALVMALGVDPADDRA, via the coding sequence GTGCCCAGGCCGGTTTCCCTCTTCGTTTGCCAGAGCTGTGGCGCCCAGACTCGTCAGTTCTTTGGCCGTTGCAACAGCTGCGGCAGCTGGAATTCGTTGGTCGAGCAGGCGGCCCCCCGGGAGGATGGTCGACGTCGCCGGGCCGGTGCGGATCCGTCCACCGCTCCGTCGGCCCGCCGCTCGAAAGCGATTGCAGAGCTGGGCAATCAACCGCTTCAGCGCCTCGCCAGCGGTTATGGGGAGCTGGACCGCGTGCTTGGCGGGGGACTTGTGCCGGGATCGTTGGTGCTGGTGGGTGGAGATCCCGGCATTGGTAAAAGCACCCTGCTGCTTCAAAGCGCGGCCTGGATGGCGGGTCGGCGCTCGGTGCTTTATGTCAGTGCCGAGGAGTCTGCGGCTCAAGTGAGGTTGCGCTGGCAGCGCCTTCAGGAGGCATCAAGCCAGGAGGGAGCAAGTCAGGACAAGAGTGCTGAGCTTCAGCTGCTCGCGGAGACGGACCTGGAACTGGTGCTGGAGGAGCTGGAGGCTCTGCGGCCGGAGGTGGCGATCATTGACAGTATCCAGGCCCTCCATGACGCCGATCTGTCCAGCGCCCCAGGGTCGGTGGCCCAGGTGCGGGAGTGCGCCGCTGCCCTGCAACGGCTTGCCAAACGTCAGAACACAGCGCTGTTGCTGGTGGGTCACGTCACCAAGGAAGGGGTGCTTGCTGGTCCCAAGGTGCTTGAGCACTTGGTGGACGCCGTGCTCACCTTTGAAGGGGATCGTTTTGCGAGCCATCGCTTGCTGCGGGCCGTGAAGAATCGCTTCGGGGCCACCCATGAACTCGGTGTCTTCGAGATGCGTGGCCAGGGCCTGGCGGAGGTGGGCAATCCCAGCGCTCTATTTCTGAGTGGGGATCAAGCCAGTGGTGTGTCCACGATCGTGGCCTGTGAAGGAACGCGCCCGCTCGTGGTCGATTTGCAGGCCCTTGTGAGCACGACCAGCTATTCGAGCCCAAGGCGGACCGCCACGGGCATTGCCGTGAATCGACTGCATCAGATCCTGGCCGTTCTTGAGAAGCACATGGGCCTGCCTCTCTCGCGCTACGACTGCTATCTCGCTGTGGCAGGCGGGCTCGAGGTGGAAGAGCCGGCGGCGGATCTGGGGGTGGCTGCAGCGGTGGTCGCCAGCTATCGCGACTTAACCCTGCCGGACGGCACTGTGCTGCTGGGCGAGCTGGGGTTGGGAGGGCAATTGCGCCCCGTGAGCCAGCTGGAACTACGCCTTCAAGAAGCGGTCCGCCTCGGATTCCGCCGGGCTGTTGTGCCAAGGGGCAGTGGCCTCGGGCGTTTGGCTTCAGCGCTTGATCTGGAGCTGCTCGAGGCAGCACGGATCACCGAGGCCCTCGTCATGGCCCTCGGTGTCGATCCGGCAGACGATCGGGCTTGA
- a CDS encoding RNA-binding protein, producing MSVRLYVGNLPQDFDTKELESQLTSVGEGIRFKAVLDRETGACRGFGFANVNDDKVADALIEQFNGKEFGGNALRVERSERRDNNAGAAGGRRGGRDQGHAPGSARKAVNKVVHSDAKAEEAPDPRWAGELSKLKDLLANQKTAV from the coding sequence ATGAGCGTTCGCCTTTACGTCGGCAACCTGCCGCAGGACTTTGACACCAAGGAGCTGGAATCCCAGCTCACCAGCGTGGGGGAGGGGATTCGCTTCAAGGCGGTGCTTGACCGTGAAACTGGCGCCTGCCGTGGCTTCGGCTTTGCCAATGTCAACGATGACAAGGTCGCCGATGCACTGATCGAACAGTTCAACGGCAAGGAATTCGGCGGCAACGCCCTGCGGGTGGAGCGCTCAGAGCGCCGTGATAACAACGCTGGCGCAGCCGGTGGCCGTCGTGGTGGCCGCGACCAGGGTCATGCACCCGGTTCAGCCCGCAAGGCAGTGAACAAGGTGGTCCACAGCGATGCCAAGGCCGAGGAAGCTCCGGATCCCCGCTGGGCGGGTGAACTGTCCAAGTTGAAGGACCTGCTCGCCAATCAAAAAACGGCTGTCTGA
- a CDS encoding beta-ketoacyl-ACP synthase III, which translates to MTGSPPLSGATGGVALVASGSARGAQQISNAQLGQRVDTSDEWIRTRTGIGNRCICGPDQSLADLSHQAGTQALSMAGWDADSLDLVLLATSTPDDLFGTAPKVQALLGARNAVAFDLTAACSGFLFALVTAAQFLRTGAMRRVLVIGADQLSRWVDWDDRRTCVLFGDGAGAVALEATSADQDGLVGFALRSDGARGNCLNLAQHNERQTLVDSASHQVGGYQPISMNGQEVYKFAVREVPAILKQLLEATDTAPENLDWLLLHQANQRILDAVADRFNLPHAKVLSNLAHYGNTSAATIPLMLDEAVRDGRVQPGHRIASSGFGAGLSWGAALFHWQGPS; encoded by the coding sequence TTGACTGGATCACCTCCACTCTCCGGTGCAACCGGTGGCGTGGCCCTGGTGGCCAGCGGCAGTGCCCGTGGCGCCCAACAGATCAGCAACGCCCAGCTGGGCCAACGGGTTGACACCAGCGACGAATGGATTCGCACCCGCACTGGGATTGGCAACCGCTGCATTTGCGGCCCCGATCAGAGCCTTGCTGACCTGAGCCATCAGGCCGGCACGCAGGCCCTCTCGATGGCGGGATGGGACGCCGACAGCCTCGACCTGGTGCTGCTGGCCACATCCACCCCCGATGACCTGTTCGGCACAGCACCGAAGGTGCAGGCCCTGCTCGGAGCCCGCAACGCTGTTGCCTTCGATCTCACAGCTGCCTGCAGCGGCTTTCTGTTCGCATTGGTCACCGCTGCACAATTTCTGCGCACAGGTGCCATGCGCAGGGTCCTGGTCATCGGCGCTGACCAGCTCAGCCGCTGGGTCGACTGGGACGACCGGCGCACCTGCGTTTTGTTTGGAGACGGGGCCGGTGCGGTCGCGCTTGAGGCCACGAGCGCCGACCAGGATGGACTGGTGGGTTTCGCGCTTCGAAGCGATGGTGCCAGAGGAAACTGCCTGAATCTCGCCCAGCACAACGAGCGTCAGACGCTGGTGGACAGCGCCTCGCACCAGGTCGGTGGGTATCAGCCGATCAGCATGAACGGCCAGGAGGTCTACAAATTCGCGGTCCGCGAAGTGCCAGCCATCCTCAAGCAGCTCCTCGAGGCGACTGACACCGCTCCAGAGAACCTCGACTGGCTGCTCCTTCACCAGGCCAACCAGCGGATCCTCGATGCCGTTGCCGATCGTTTCAACCTTCCCCACGCGAAGGTCCTCAGCAATCTGGCCCACTACGGCAACACCTCCGCCGCCACGATCCCACTGATGCTGGATGAGGCCGTCCGTGACGGCCGTGTACAGCCTGGCCACCGGATTGCAAGCAGCGGATTCGGAGCCGGTCTCAGCTGGGGTGCTGCGCTGTTCCACTGGCAAGGCCCCTCGTAG
- a CDS encoding CCA tRNA nucleotidyltransferase — MAHDAAEASILELEPEQQAREVWRRLTPERWPVSPKDLPAGSALVGGSIRDALIGRQRRAPDLDLVVPEGALKLTQRLARDYGGACVVLDEARDMARLVLGGWTLDLARRDGDDLETDLGRRDFRLNAIALVLGDAPMLLDPTDGIADLRCSRLQAVQEQNLIDDPLRLLRALRLIAELPLTIEAETRVMLHRHRHRLPLAAPERIQAELTRLVESPGAALALQELKALDLLAPWQELPAPGFGGVLAGADPETTASCLTTQERDQALPLLRLTTCLSDEGLQALRFSRRQQQRCARLRQWLHRDDGKAFGSLPEAERLTLHRTLEDDLPALILTLPLPEREEWLQRWRNDEDPLFHPRPPVDGRTLQESLSIPQGPRLGELLQHLSLERAFGRLHHREEALEAARLWLSGRCG; from the coding sequence ATGGCTCACGACGCCGCTGAGGCCTCCATTCTGGAGCTAGAGCCCGAGCAGCAGGCCCGTGAGGTTTGGCGCCGACTCACCCCAGAACGCTGGCCTGTATCCCCAAAGGATCTCCCTGCGGGTTCAGCCCTTGTCGGGGGCTCGATCCGAGACGCCCTAATCGGACGCCAACGTCGAGCGCCGGATCTTGATCTGGTGGTCCCGGAGGGGGCCCTCAAGCTGACGCAACGACTGGCTCGCGACTATGGAGGGGCCTGTGTCGTACTGGATGAAGCGCGGGATATGGCCCGCCTGGTGCTGGGCGGCTGGACCCTCGATCTGGCCCGTCGAGATGGCGATGACCTGGAAACGGACCTCGGGCGCCGCGATTTCCGCCTGAATGCAATCGCACTGGTGTTGGGGGATGCACCGATGCTTCTCGATCCCACCGACGGCATCGCCGACCTTCGCTGCTCGCGGCTTCAGGCCGTGCAGGAGCAAAACCTGATCGACGACCCCCTGCGCCTACTTCGGGCCCTGCGCCTGATCGCAGAGCTGCCCCTGACGATCGAAGCGGAAACACGCGTGATGCTGCATCGACATCGGCATCGGTTGCCCCTCGCAGCTCCTGAACGAATCCAGGCCGAGCTCACGCGTCTCGTGGAAAGCCCGGGTGCTGCTCTCGCCCTGCAGGAGCTGAAGGCCCTGGACCTGCTGGCCCCCTGGCAGGAACTCCCGGCACCGGGGTTCGGAGGTGTTCTTGCGGGAGCCGATCCGGAGACCACAGCGAGCTGCCTAACCACCCAGGAACGAGACCAGGCCCTACCCCTTCTCCGGCTGACGACCTGCCTGAGCGACGAAGGCCTGCAAGCTCTGCGCTTCAGCCGTCGCCAGCAACAACGCTGCGCAAGGCTGCGCCAGTGGCTGCACCGCGATGACGGCAAAGCCTTCGGTTCACTGCCAGAAGCGGAGCGTCTGACACTGCATCGCACGCTCGAGGACGACCTTCCTGCCCTGATCCTGACTCTTCCGCTCCCTGAGCGAGAGGAATGGCTGCAACGCTGGCGGAACGACGAGGATCCGCTCTTTCACCCCCGCCCACCCGTGGATGGACGCACCCTTCAAGAGAGCCTCTCCATCCCCCAGGGCCCCAGGCTGGGGGAGCTGCTGCAGCACCTCAGCCTGGAGAGGGCCTTCGGACGGCTCCATCACCGTGAGGAGGCTCTGGAGGCAGCACGGCTCTGGCTCTCTGGGCGCTGTGGTTGA
- the tsaB gene encoding tRNA (adenosine(37)-N6)-threonylcarbamoyltransferase complex dimerization subunit type 1 TsaB, whose amino-acid sequence MTRWLLALHSSTPALGVAVLDLENPQHSRQQLVLPCGRGLTNELIEAVQRLLPSDQWGDIARLAVAIGPGGFTGTRLTVVMARTLAQQLDCALDGVSSFALMAPRLAAAAPSLDPTSPFWIVQTLPRRGRVAGCYRLNPGQLGAEELEPPALLADELQPTPALVMEEQVEADVGHLLDLCHHAHRLQRPAAWSTVLPVYPTSPVGVV is encoded by the coding sequence ATGACCCGCTGGCTCCTGGCACTGCACAGCTCTACCCCTGCCCTGGGTGTGGCGGTTCTAGATCTCGAGAATCCCCAACACTCCAGGCAGCAGTTGGTTCTCCCCTGTGGACGGGGCCTGACCAATGAGCTGATCGAGGCTGTGCAGCGTCTTTTGCCCAGCGATCAGTGGGGTGACATTGCCAGGTTGGCGGTGGCTATCGGCCCCGGTGGCTTCACTGGCACGCGACTCACCGTGGTGATGGCCCGCACCCTGGCCCAGCAGCTGGATTGCGCCCTTGACGGTGTCAGCAGTTTTGCCTTGATGGCACCCCGGCTAGCCGCCGCTGCGCCTTCTCTGGACCCGACCTCTCCGTTCTGGATCGTGCAGACCCTGCCCCGCCGCGGCCGGGTCGCTGGTTGCTATCGCCTGAACCCAGGTCAACTCGGGGCTGAGGAGCTGGAGCCTCCAGCACTCTTGGCCGATGAGCTGCAACCAACTCCGGCCCTCGTGATGGAGGAGCAGGTGGAAGCGGACGTGGGTCATCTGCTCGATCTCTGCCACCACGCCCATCGTCTGCAACGTCCCGCTGCCTGGAGCACGGTGCTGCCTGTTTATCCCACGTCACCGGTGGGGGTGGTCTGA